The Thermodesulfatator atlanticus DSM 21156 region CCCGGTCAAACCAAGGTTTACCGCCTCTTCTCCAGAAATTACGCCCACACCTTTGGTTCGCTTAAGCCAAATCCTGTTCACGTCAATCAAGGTTTCGTACTCAGGAATGCGGTTTGGGAATTCTTCGGTGAAGCGGTAAAGTTCATCGATAATATGTTGCGTGAAATCTAAACGCACCCCACCAATCACAGGATACGTGTGAGTCAAACGTGCACCACAAATTTCTTCGTAAATATTTAAAAGCCACTCACGGTCACGGAAACAGTAAAGGAAAACCGTCATGGCGCCGATATCTAAAGCATGGGTAGCCAACCAAAGAAGATGGCTTGCAATACGGGCCATCTCCGCCACAATCACCCTTATAATCTGCGCCCTTCTGGGGACTTCAAGGCCCATCAATTTCTCAACTGCCAGGCAATAGCCCACGTTGTTGGCAGCAGAAGCGATATAATCCAAACGGTCTGTCAGGACGATTGCTTGAGAGTAGGTAAAAGTCTCCGAAAGCTTTTCAATGCCACGGTGGAGATAGCCTATCCGGGGATCGCAGTGAACAATATATTCGCCATCAAGCTCAAGAAAGATACGCAACACCCCGTGGGTAGCCGGGTGTTGAGGGCCCATATTAACGAGATATGGCTCTTCCCACTCCTCGGCTTCCTGCTGTTTCTGGATTATTTCAAGCGCTTGTGCCATGGCCCTCCTCCTCTTCTACTTGAGCGCTCTCTTGCGTCTCTTCGCTAAGGCCAGGTGGAATTCTCTTATACCAATCGAATTCAGCCAAACGTTTGGCTTTTTCTTTAAGTTCTTTGTATCCCTGCCATTCCTGCTCTGGCTCGGGAGACAGAGGATAATCTTTGCGCAAAGGATGCCCTGGCCAATCCTCTGGCATAAGAAGCCTTCTTAAGTCAGGATGGTTGTTAAAGGTGATGCCGAACATATCGTAAACTTCACGTTCAAACCAGTTTGCCACCTGCCAGATACAGGTCACCGAATCGATACGCGGATCATCTTCAGGAACCTGGGCTTTTACCCTCAAAAAATACCCATAACGTATGGAATAGAGGTTATAGACCACTTCAAAGCGATAGTCTTTTTTCTTGCCATGCCAATCAATGGCAGTAAGGTCTGCCAGGTGATCAAACAAAAGCTCCGGATGGTCGTGTAGAAAACGAAGAATTTCTACGATTTTTTCGCGATTAACAATAACGTAGTGCTGACCGGCAGTTTCTCCGGTTTTAACTATCTCACTAGCAAATTTTTCTTGTAACAACTCAAGCGCTCGCATATCGCCTCCTTAACGGAACATCCCCCAGCGACCATTTTCTGACCGGATTTTCTGTTGCAACTTCATTATTCCTTCAAGCAAAGCCTCTGGCCTTGGGGGACATCCCGGCACATAAACATCTACTGGCAAAAATTCATCACAGCCTTGCGCGGTGGAATAGGTTCGAAAAACCCCTCCTGAACACGCACAACTTCCCATAGCAATGACATAGCGAGGCTCAGGCATCTGGTCGTAAACACGGCGCACAATAGGCGCCATTTTTTTGGTTACAGTTCCTGCCACGATCAAAACGTCTGCCTGTCGGGGAGAAGCCCTAAAAATAATCCCAAACCTATCTAAGTCGTAATGGCTCGCACCTGTGGCCATCATTTCGATAGCGCAACAAGCAAGACCAAAAGTCATGGGCCACAAAGAACCTGTACGAGCCCAGTTAAGAAGCTTATCAAAGGTGGTAACGTAAACATCTGTCCCCGGGACTTGGCTTACCCCTTCGCTTACCTCAACCGTACCTTTTAATCCCATTGAAAAGCCCCCCTGATCCAAGCATAGAAATAAGCAACTAGGAGAAGAGCTATAAAAACTACCATCTCCACATAGGCAAAAAACCCAATCTGATCAAAGGTGGTGGCCCAAGGATAGAGAAAAACAGCTTCCACATCGAACACCACAAAGAGAATAGCAATGGCATAAAACTTAACGTCAAAGCGATGCCTGGGCTCACCTGTAGGAGGAAGTCCGCACTCGTAAGCAATGG contains the following coding sequences:
- a CDS encoding NADH-quinone oxidoreductase subunit B yields the protein MGLKGTVEVSEGVSQVPGTDVYVTTFDKLLNWARTGSLWPMTFGLACCAIEMMATGASHYDLDRFGIIFRASPRQADVLIVAGTVTKKMAPIVRRVYDQMPEPRYVIAMGSCACSGGVFRTYSTAQGCDEFLPVDVYVPGCPPRPEALLEGIMKLQQKIRSENGRWGMFR
- a CDS encoding NADH-quinone oxidoreductase subunit D, encoding MAQALEIIQKQQEAEEWEEPYLVNMGPQHPATHGVLRIFLELDGEYIVHCDPRIGYLHRGIEKLSETFTYSQAIVLTDRLDYIASAANNVGYCLAVEKLMGLEVPRRAQIIRVIVAEMARIASHLLWLATHALDIGAMTVFLYCFRDREWLLNIYEEICGARLTHTYPVIGGVRLDFTQHIIDELYRFTEEFPNRIPEYETLIDVNRIWLKRTKGVGVISGEEAVNLGLTGPSLRGSGVRYDLRKNCPYLIYDELDFDMAVEYEGDVYARYRVRMKEMREANKIIRQCLDKLAECEGEPVIAEDAPGLFMPFGKLKKPQASPHPKRGYLIKGVEVPVVPEGEVYVATEVPKGELGFYIVSDGSGHPWRMRIRAPSFVHISAIPALCKGQMVADIIAVIGSVDIVLGECDR
- a CDS encoding NADH-quinone oxidoreductase subunit A, with the protein product MELSLSLKYIPILITALIVFAIGAAMVIINWILAPKRPYPEKAIAYECGLPPTGEPRHRFDVKFYAIAILFVVFDVEAVFLYPWATTFDQIGFFAYVEMVVFIALLLVAYFYAWIRGAFQWD